A stretch of the Capsicum annuum cultivar UCD-10X-F1 chromosome 10, UCD10Xv1.1, whole genome shotgun sequence genome encodes the following:
- the LOC107852435 gene encoding putative Myb family transcription factor At1g14600, translating into MEDSGGTEFSKTSPNSDKYVDEDENTWIKLQKDGGSSSNSTVEESREKKISVRSYVRSKMARLRWTPDLHRRFVHAVERLGGHDRATPKLVLRLMDIKGLNIAHVKSHLQMYRSKKIDDPTQGITNHQKLFMEGGDSYIYNLSLPMLSSFNSTFRCGGAFSRNFQDNLMHSSTMGQSTNDKARTTFYSTLNERIFANNYHIDKLTPLFQTAEKSQARILSPLKWKAKDCDLIDLNLSLGVKQKSNNHDDDDDDGSTLTLSLSSQISSSRLKEDANYATIENGRRGASTLDLTL; encoded by the exons ATGGAGGATAGTGGTGGCACTGAGTTTTCAAAGACAAGCCCTAATTCAGACAAATATGTGGACGAGGACGAGAACACTTGGATCAAATTGCAAAAGGATGGAGGAAGCTCAAGCAACAGTACTGTTGAAGAGAGTCGTGAGAAGAAGATCTCTGTGAGGTCTTATGTTCGATCTAAGATGGCTAGACTCCGATGGACACCTGATCTCCATCGCCGTTTTGTTCATGCTGTGGAAAGACTTGGTGGACATGATC GAGCAACACCCAAATTAGTTCTTCGATTGATGGACATAAAAGGACTCAACATTGCACATGTCAAGAGCCATTTGCAG ATGTATAGAAGCAAGAAGATTGATGATCCAACTCAAG GGATTACAAATCATCAGAAGCTTTTTATGGAAGGTGGAGATTCATATATCTATAACTTGAGCCTCCCTATGCTCTCAAGTTTCAATTCCACTTTTAG ATGTGGAGGTGCTTTTTCTAGGAATTTTCAAGATAACTTGATGCACAGCTCAACAATGGGACAAAGCACAAATGACAAGGCCAGAACAACATTTTACTCAACACTTAATGAGAGGATCTTTGCCAACAACTACCATATTGATAAGCTCACTCCCTTATTTCAGACAGCTGAAAAATCTCAAGCAAGAATACTGAGTCCTTTGAAATGGAAGGCTAAGGATTGTGACCTAATTGACCTGAATCTATCTCTAGGAGTAAAGCAAAAGAGCAACAACCATGACGACGACGATGATGATGGGAGTActttaacattatcattgtcctCACAAATCTCTTCTTCGAGACTGAAAGAAGATGCTAATTATGCTACAATTGAAAATGGAAGAAGAGGGGCAAGTACTCTGGATCTGACTCTATGA